The nucleotide window GACACTCTGGATCAGATCAACGGGGTGCTACATGACCTGTTCGATATGCTAACCAAGGATTACACACTAGACAAGGTACATGGATTTCTCATGGCTTGCGTGTCTGCCTGTGTATGTTTCTGCGATTCCCAAAACGTCAGGGTAgagaaaaaatgaatgaatggtagagattgcgatctggcagaatcgcTCATGCTACCAGTAGAGATCCTAGGAATGTGTTAGGATGGTCCCCCATCTATAAATCCTAATTTTCAAGTCATTACATTTATCTTAAGAGTAAAGTGACATCTAAGTTATGACTGTATTTGCAAAGTTCTGTATAATTACCCAATTTTGAACGAAGGGTACAATTCTAAAATTTGTATTCCGGGCTCTTCCTTGTGACGACTGAACTATTGATTTGATCTGGACCAGATGCACAGTGACCTAACAGACCCAACCGACCGAGAGCGCCTTCACGACCAGCTGACGAGGCTGAACGAGCATCTCATCGGAGTGATCGGCACACTGATGCAGGAGAGCTACGCCAAGATCGGGATGACGTCATTCCTGCTCCTGGCAGGGCTGAGGCTCGCGCTGTACCAGGAGATGGCCAACGTGGATCCGGAGAACGAAGACCCGGACTTTAACCCGGCCAGGTGACAGTGTTATACATACAATCCCTTCTACTATGGCCTCcttcggtcagtattgaccatggtaattGATATCGGCCCTACAGCgtcggctatggctaaacagtcctatacgaGAATGCAAGTCTCTGCCAGTTGGGCGCATTTGTGATCTGACTCAGGTCTGTTGCCAAGTTCGTTCAACAGTGATACCATttctagtctctatcagactactTCAGCAACATATAAAGCGTCTGATACTAAAGAGACTAAAACTATATGCTGCATTCGCCTCTCAGGGGTCATAAGACACAATGTAAACCCTGTACCTCTCTATTACTcactctctcccctctctctatCACTTTACTCATTCACCCTCCCCCTCACTCTCTCATTCCCTTTCTCTCTCATTCCCTCTCTCTCTGCCAGTGGCGTTGATATAAATTGCATTACTTGAGCGCGCAATCACATTGTCCTTTGTTAACTTTCTTTTGATGTTTTCTGTACTGCTGGTCAGATCTCCGCGCTACGCCACCCCGCGGGTGGGCTTGGTAGCGCAGTACGCGGAGAAGTACGCCGAACATGTGGAGGAATGGTGGTCGCGGATCCTGGAGGACCGCAGGAGGGCGGTTGTCGCAGGGAGCGCCGTGACGTCTACAGGTGTCGCCGTGTCGCTGGTGGGGACAGTAACAGGTAATGATTAAATGTAATCTATATGCTTAGTAACTTAACGCGTTGAATCTCTACTATGTAGATAGAAGGCTGAGATTCCGCCTAGATCTATTCGCTATGGAAGCTCAATTTTCCCAATCAAAGACTAGAAAGATATGATAGATGCTTTAGAATCAgacacaatttttttacaattatcgGAATACATTTACAGCTAGTCATACTATCTGGATAACCTAATACCCATCTGCAACAACTTTACATTCTTCAACAAAAATGTCCTTAGAAAGAAACCATCACTTTTCATAACTGTAAAACCTCCTAATTGCCTTCGCCGTGAGGCATAAGTCTCGAAGACAAggtcggatgttggtgatttttggtaggtacgtTTCTGTTGGGGacagaaaggtcaagttcgaagatgggttcTTCTGGAGGGTTCCCTTGGTGCCGTAGTGGACCTTTTGTATTTGtcaatttgtttgttggtggtatAACTCGTTGATGCCATGCTTTTCAGAGTGGATACTCAGACTACTGTCAAGTGGTAACCTGATACTCATCTCAGTCATCTGAAACAACTTTACATTCTTTCAacaaaaataaccttagaaatCAACCATCACTTTTCATAATAATTGTAAACATCCTAAATGATGCCATGCTTTTCAGAATGGATAGAAGACCACGCTACCAGAAGAGACGACGTCCTCGTACGCTCCTACAGCAACATCGCGGCCCCGCCACAGCCTCCTTTAGACACACTACTGGAAGAATACAGACAACAGGTGGCAGTGAAACTATCCGAAAAGTTCAGCCATCCCGAAGAAATCGT belongs to Branchiostoma lanceolatum isolate klBraLanc5 chromosome 15, klBraLanc5.hap2, whole genome shotgun sequence and includes:
- the LOC136421253 gene encoding uncharacterized protein; amino-acid sequence: MDEMTSVVKQELKQDTLDQINGVLHDLFDMLTKDYTLDKMHSDLTDPTDRERLHDQLTRLNEHLIGVIGTLMQESYAKIGMTSFLLLAGLRLALYQEMANVDPENEDPDFNPARSPRYATPRVGLVAQYAEKYAEHVEEWWSRILEDRRRAVVAGSAVTSTGVAVSLVGTVTEWIEDHATRRDDVLVRSYSNIAAPPQPPLDTLLEEYRQQVAVKLSEKFSHPEEIVSNWRKLIDKPINMAVEDGLEL